CTTCTGGAGCCAAGCATGTGACACACTTATTCAACGGTATGAGAGGATTTCATCACCGGGAACCGGGAGTTGCAGGAACTGCGCTTGCTCGCGAAGATCTTTTTGCCGAATTGATAACAGACGGAATTCACAGTCACGAAGCGGCGGTAAAACTGACCTATCAAGCGAAAGGTAGCAGCGGAATTATTATGATCACCGATTCCATGAGAGGAAAAGGTCTAAGTGACGGACGTTATGACTTTGGCGGACAAACGGTTGAGGTAAAAGGAGACACAGCTTTTCTTTCTGACGGAACACTTGCAGGATCCATTCTAAAAATGAACGAAGGGGCAAAGCTGATGATGAAAATTACAAATTGTTCACTTTTGGATATTGTCCGCATGACCTCAGCCAACGCAGCAAACCAGTTGAAGGTATATGACAGAAAAGGAAGCCTTGCTGCTGGAAAAGATGCAGACCTTGTGATAGTAAGTCCTGAAGGAGACGTACTTAAAACTTATTGCAAAGGAAAAATTGCCTGGGAAAGAACGGAGGAATTATAATGGTTAATATTCTTATTTATCATTCTTACAAAGAACTTAGCCGGGCCGCAGCTGAAGAAATTGCAAGCCAAATTCAAAGAAAAGCCGATTCTGTTCTCGGACTCGCTACGGGAGGGACACCTGAAGGAGTATACGATGAACTTATTGACATTCATAAAAGACAAAATCTTTCTTTTCGTTCTGTCGTGACCTTTAACCTCGATGAATATGTCGGGCTTGGTTCAGACGATCCGAATAGTTATCGCTATTACATGACGAAACGCCTGTTTTCACATATTGATATTCCAAAAGATCAATATTTCCTGCCTGACGGAACGAATGAGAACTTGCTGCAGGAATGTGAGGATTATGAAAAGCTGATCACCTCCCGCGGCGGCATCGACCTCCAGCTTCTCGGAATCGGTCATAACGGCCATATCGGTTTCAATGAACCAGGAACGCCATTTTCGACCAAAACACACACTGTAACATTAAAACAGCAAACAATCGAAGCGAACTCAAGGTATTTCCATACTATAGAAGACGTGCCTAAGCAAGCCATAACGATGGGGATTGAGAGCATTTTAAACAGCAAGAGGATTATTTTGCTTGCATCTGGAAAAAAGAAAGCCAGTGCTGTAAAAAGGCTGATTGAAGGTACCGTGGATGAAAGCTTCCCTGCGTCAGCTCTTCATCTCCATCCGAATACGACGATTTTCATCGATCGTGATGCTGCATCTTTATTAGACGATTGAAAGGATTAAATTAATGTATATTAATAAGCATTCACCAGTCCCTATTTATCATCAAATTGAAGAACAGCTGAAAGCGATGATAGACAAGGGAGAGCTGCAGCCAGATATGCTGCTTCCTTCTGAACGGGAATATTCAGAGACATTCGGAATCAGCCGAATGACTGTAAGACAGGCCCTTTCAAATTTAGTCAGCCAAGGATATCTTTATCGGCAAAAGGGAAAAGGAACGTTTGTCAGCAAACAAAAAATTAAACAGCCGCTTCAGGGATTGACAAGCTTTACGGAAGATATGAAAAGCCGCGGACGAAAACCAAGCAGTAAGCTCCTTCGGTTTGAAATCATCAAAGCGGATGAACACATTTCGAACCAATTAAGCCGCCCTTATGGCGCAAGCGTATATGAGATCATGAGAATCAGGCTTGCAGACGATATCCCTATGGCATTAGAAACGACGTATATTCCCATTGATCTGTTGAAAGGGCTGACTGAAGCAGATCTTAAGGCCTCTCTTTATGAATACGTGGAAAAACATCTCGATTCATTGATCAGTCACGCCAGGCAAGAATTGGAGGCAGGTATTGCAGATGCTTTCGAAGCAAGCCATCTTGACATTTCGAAAGGAACACCTGTTCTTCTGATGAAACGCATATCATTTTTGCAAAACGGGACACCGTTCGAATATGTAAAATCCGTTTATCGAGGAGACCGATATTCATTTATTTTTCAGATGGATCGACAAAAATAGCGCTAATCATGCTCCTTTTACAGTATCTACTGTTTATAACAGAGATAAAGGAGGTTGATTAAGTGAAAATATTTTTAGATGCTGGCCATGGGTATCAAACGCCGGGAAAACGTACGGTTGATGGAATGAAGGAGTACGAGTTTAACAGAGATATTGCCGAAAAGGTAAAA
This window of the Bacillus gobiensis genome carries:
- the nagB gene encoding glucosamine-6-phosphate deaminase, whose amino-acid sequence is MVNILIYHSYKELSRAAAEEIASQIQRKADSVLGLATGGTPEGVYDELIDIHKRQNLSFRSVVTFNLDEYVGLGSDDPNSYRYYMTKRLFSHIDIPKDQYFLPDGTNENLLQECEDYEKLITSRGGIDLQLLGIGHNGHIGFNEPGTPFSTKTHTVTLKQQTIEANSRYFHTIEDVPKQAITMGIESILNSKRIILLASGKKKASAVKRLIEGTVDESFPASALHLHPNTTIFIDRDAASLLDD
- a CDS encoding GntR family transcriptional regulator; the protein is MYINKHSPVPIYHQIEEQLKAMIDKGELQPDMLLPSEREYSETFGISRMTVRQALSNLVSQGYLYRQKGKGTFVSKQKIKQPLQGLTSFTEDMKSRGRKPSSKLLRFEIIKADEHISNQLSRPYGASVYEIMRIRLADDIPMALETTYIPIDLLKGLTEADLKASLYEYVEKHLDSLISHARQELEAGIADAFEASHLDISKGTPVLLMKRISFLQNGTPFEYVKSVYRGDRYSFIFQMDRQK